The Thermomicrobiales bacterium DNA window TCAACTCTATCAGCGGAGATTTGTTACGTAAAGTAGTCTTGGCTGACTCCTGATTCCTGGCAGAACGACAGGTCCGACGCACATTGCCCATGCAACGTGCGAGAATTGGACGGTCGATGGAGTGGAGCGCTCGCGGGGGCGCGGTACGTTTCGGGTGAGACATGGGCAACGCAAGACCGGCAAATCGCAGCACGACGACCCCGGAGGCGCCGGGTGGCATGAAGACCATGCTCAAGCCAGGTTCGGCGCCCGATCGGTCGACCATTCCTGGGCAGTGGTCGGTCAAGGCGCCGGCGCCAAAGGGTCCGCCGACCCGACCGGCCTCGCAATATCTGACCGCCCAGGAACTCTCGCACGCGATGCCGCTGCCAGACGAGGCTGCCGAGCCAAGCGATTGGGAGCAGGCGCCGGCCTCGTTCGAGGAGAGCCGCAAGGCGTATCCCTGGCAGAACCCGCCGCGTCGCCCGACGCCATGGTTCACGCTGGGTGACGGCGTTGCCGCGGACGACCCCGCGCTGGCAGCCGGCGCCGATGGGCTTGCCTTGCAAATGGGGCAGCTTGCCGCGGAGTAATCCGCCGCGCGCCAATCGCCGATCCCGTCAGATCACACATTATTCGCCTGGTCATGTCCGCAAATTCGGCGGTTCGCGCCATGCTGCCGTTCGGGCGCCCCGAACGGATCGCTGCCGGGTTGGGTACAATCTGACAACCAGGCTGTCGGGCCATCCTTGCTGCGAGTTGCTCATCGAATAAGGAAGGCCGGGGGCGACCGGCTTCGGATTTCCGCGGGAACGGACCCGCCCAGATTCCGGAGCGATCGGAGATCAGAATGGCGACATCGCGAGAATCAACCAGGAAAAAGCGCTCTGCCGCCGCGACCAATGGCGACAAGCCGCACGTACCCGAGCTCTCCCCGGAGCTACTGCTCGAGTTCTATCGCAAGATGGTGCTGGTGCGGTACTTCGAGGAGGCTTGCCAGACGGCCTTCCGCCAGGGCAAGGTCGGCGGATACCTGCACATGTATATCGGTCAGGAGGCGATCGCCACCGCGCTGCTGGCAACGGTGCAGCCGGACGACCGGGTGATCACCGCCTACCGCGACCACGCGCATGTGCTGCTGCTGGGCAGCACCCCCAACGAAGTGATGGCCGAGCTCTATGGCAAGGGCACCGGGCTGGTCAAGGGCAAGGGCGGGTCGATGCACCTGTTCGATGTCAAGAACAACTTCTGGGGTGGATACGGAATCGTCGGAGGACATATCCCGGTCGGGGTCGGCATGGCGTATGCGCAACGGTATCTGCCGAACAATACCGGCATCACGCAGCTCTATCTCGGTGACGGCGCCATTCACAACGGCGCCTTCCATGAAGGAGCGAATCTGGCTGGGTTGTGGGGCAAACAGGGGCTCAACCCCTGCCTCTTCGTGCTGGAAAACAACCAGTACGGTATGGGCACCAGCATCGAGCGCGCCACGGCCAATACCAACCTGATTTCGAAGTTCGATTCGTACGCGATTCCCAACGAATCGGTCGACGGCATGGATATCGAGGCGATGTACGCCGCCGCGGTCCGCCTGACCGAACTGGTGCGGGAAACCGGCGCGCCCTACGCGCTGGAAGCCATGACCTATCGCCTTTCGCCCCATGGCGCAGCGGACTTCCTGGAGAAATACCGCTCCAAGGACGAGGTGCGCGAAGCGCGCAAGCGCGATCCGCTGGGCATTGCCGAGCAGAAATTGCTCGATCGCGATATCGCCAGCGACGACGAGATCGCCAGGATTCGCGAAGAGTTCCAGCAAGTTGCCGCGGACGCGATCAAATTTGCCGACGAGAGCCCCGAGCCATCGCTCGATGAGCTGCTCACCGATGTCTACGCCGAACCGGAAGCGGTCGGGTAGCAGGAAAGGACGTATCGTTCGATGCCTGTCATTACCTACCGCGAAGCCATCAAGTCCGCCATGTCGGAGGAGATGGAGCGCGACGAGCGCGTGGTCGTCATGGGCGAGGATATCGGCCTCTATGGCGGCACGCATCTGGTCACCGACGGCTTGCTGGACAAGTTCGGCCCGAAGCGGGTGATGGACACCCCGATTGCCGAGGGTGGCTTCACCGGCGCGGCGATCGGCATGGCGATGGCGGGCATGCGCCCCATCGTCGAAATGATGACCTGGAACTTCTCGTTCCAGGCGGCCGATCAGATCATTCAGAACGCGGCCAAGATCCGTTACTTCTCGGGCGGCCAGGCGTCGGTGCCGCTGGTGATCCGCGGTCCAAACGGCGGTGGTGTCCAGCTCTCGGCGCAACACACGCATAGCCTGGAAGGGTTCTACGGGCACTTTCCCGGTCTCAAAGTGGTCGCGCCGGCCACGCCATACGACGCGCACGGCATGATGATCGAGGCGATCCGCGACCCGGATCCGGTGCTCATCCTGGAAGCCGGCGCGCTCTACGGCACCAAGGGCGAAGTTCCGGACGAGGAATACACGGTTCCGTTTGGCAAATCGCGCATCGCGCGCGAGGGCACGGACGTGACCTTGATTGGTTACGGCCGGCAGGTGAATCTGCTGCTGAAAGCAGCCGAGCGGCTGGCGAAGGACGACGGCATCGATGCGGAGGTCGTGGACCTGCGGTCGATTCGCCCGTTCGACACCGTGACGATCGTGAAATCGGTCGAAAAGACCGGACGCGCGGTGGTGGTCGAAGAGCAATGGCGTTGGTTCAGCGTCGCGTCCGAAGTGGCGGCGCATCTGGCCGAGCATGCATTCGACTATCTCGACGCTCCGGTGGAGCGGGTGAGCGGAGCGGAAGTGCCAGCACCGTATGCCCGCAATCTGGAAATCGCGGCGTTCCCCAGTGAAGACGATGTCATCGACGCGGTGAACCGCGTGCTCTATCGGAGGTCGTGACCGTGTCCCAGGTGATCATGCCCAAAATGGGCGACGGAATGGAAGAAGGGACGCTGCTGCGCTGGCTGAAGCAGGTGGGCGACCAGGTGGACGCTGGTGACCCGATTGCCGAAATCGAGACCGACAAGGTGGCGCTCGAGATCGAAGCAGCCGAAAGCGGTTATCTGATCCAGACCATGGTGGGCGAGGGGCAAACCGTTCCGATCGGGACGCCAATTGCCCAGATCGGCGCCCAGGGAGAGGCACCGACCGCAGCGGCTCCCGTTGCGGAGGCGCCCAAGGCAGAAGCCGCACCCGCCGCACCGGCGCCCGCCCCAGAGCCGATCGCCGCCAGCGCGCCCGCTCCGGCTCCGGCAGCCGAACCGACGCCCACCGCGCCAGTACGCGCAGACGGCGAGAAGCTGCGCGCGTCTCCGCTGGTGAAGCGGCTAGCCGCCGAGCACGATATCGATCTCTCCGGCATTCCGGGCACCGGTCCGGGTGGACGCATCATCAAGGACGATTTGGCGCCCTATCTGACCGGCGCGCGGCCCAAGCCCGCTCCGGCGGCTCCGGCCACGGTCCCCGCGGCGGCGCCAGCCCCAGCGGTAGCTGCATCTGGCGGTGGCACACGTCCGGCCGGCATCGCGCGGGAGCAGAGCCGAATCCGCAAGACGACTGCCAAACGGATGGCCGAATCCAAGGCGGCCATCCCCCACTTCTACGTTGTGTCCGAGGTCGACATGACCGAAGCGCGCGAGTTCCGGGCGATGATCAACAGCGAAATCGAGGACAAGGCGTCCAAGGTGTCGTTCAACGATCTGGTCGTCAAGGCTGCCGCATTGGCGTTGCGCGATTTCCCGAACCTGAACGCGAGTCTCGAAGGCGAGACGCTCTTCGATCACGCGAATATCGACATCAATATTGCAGTCGCGATCGAGAACGGGCTGATTGCGCCCTTCCTGCCGGACACGGACAAGCTCTCGCTTGGCACGATCGCGAAGATGACCAAGGATTTGGCCGGACGCGCGCGCGAAGGCGGACTGCTGCCGGAGGAATACCAGGGCGGCACGTTCACCATCTCCAACCTGGGGATGTACGACGTTTCCGAATTCGTGGCGATCATCAATCCGCCGCAAGCGGCGATCCTGGCGATCGGTTCGATCAGCGAGGTTCCGGTCATTCGGGACGGCGAACTGGCGGTTGCGTACAAGATGAAGATCACCCTCTCGGCCGACCATCGCATCTCCGATGGCGCCGAAGCCGCGCTCTTCCTGCAGGCGGTGAAGGGGTATCTGGAGAAGCCGTTGCGGCTGGTTCTCTAGCAGGCAGCACGCGGCAGGCGGCAGGCAGAACGGCAGTATTCATGGGGCAGCTTTTGGTGTTCGAAGCTGCCCCTGTTTGTTGTGCTGGGCGAAGCGAAGGGTTTCCTGCGTTCTCGGACGAGGCTGGCGGAGATAGAGGTGCGAGCCGGAGGCGGCGATGGGGATGAATCATCCGGCGCCGTCGGAGCCGGGGATCTTTGGACGGGCGTTGCAGGGCGGGAGTCTGCAATTCCTCAAGAAGATCTACCGCTGGTTCAATCTGACGATCGTGCAACATGCGGTTTGGCCGTTGCTGGTGGCGGTCTTCGCCGCGCCGCAAGTGGCCGTGGAGGACACGCCCTGGGATTGGTACATCGGGCGGCTGGCGGGACCGCTGCTGGCGACAGTGCTGGCGCTAGCGTATATCCGCCGAGCAGCCGCGCGAGGGATCGAAGATACCGCACTGCCATCGCTCAGGGTGCCAGACGCGCCGGGCGGGATCGCCAAGCAGGCGCGCTATCTGTTGATTGGTGTGCCGGTCATGATGCTGGGCGCGCGGTTGCTGGCCGGCCCGGTCGATGAGGTCGTCAAGATCGCGCTGCTTGGGTTGTTCATGACATCGGCGTATCACGCGATCAATTTCTGGATCGTGCCGCTCGGGTTCGAACGCGGAGTTCGCGGGATCGATATCGGCACGGCGCTCTTCGCGGTGTCCTGGGGATTTGGGGATGTGCTGCGGGTGGGCGCGAGCGCTGAGGGCGGAAATCTGGCGATCGCGTTTGCGGCCGGACTGACGGCTGGCTTGTTGGTGGCGTTGGTCTGCCGGGGATTGCGGCGTTGGCCGGGGGGGACGTTTCCGGCTCCGATGGCGCAGTGGCTGGTGATTACCCTGGTGTTGGGGTTCACCGCGTAGCTCGAGCACAGATTGGCTTTCACGGGAAGAAGGGAACTCGGCCAGCGCCAACCGCCAGCCGCAAAGAA harbors:
- a CDS encoding thiamine pyrophosphate-dependent enzyme — its product is MATSRESTRKKRSAAATNGDKPHVPELSPELLLEFYRKMVLVRYFEEACQTAFRQGKVGGYLHMYIGQEAIATALLATVQPDDRVITAYRDHAHVLLLGSTPNEVMAELYGKGTGLVKGKGGSMHLFDVKNNFWGGYGIVGGHIPVGVGMAYAQRYLPNNTGITQLYLGDGAIHNGAFHEGANLAGLWGKQGLNPCLFVLENNQYGMGTSIERATANTNLISKFDSYAIPNESVDGMDIEAMYAAAVRLTELVRETGAPYALEAMTYRLSPHGAADFLEKYRSKDEVREARKRDPLGIAEQKLLDRDIASDDEIARIREEFQQVAADAIKFADESPEPSLDELLTDVYAEPEAVG
- a CDS encoding alpha-ketoacid dehydrogenase subunit beta yields the protein MPVITYREAIKSAMSEEMERDERVVVMGEDIGLYGGTHLVTDGLLDKFGPKRVMDTPIAEGGFTGAAIGMAMAGMRPIVEMMTWNFSFQAADQIIQNAAKIRYFSGGQASVPLVIRGPNGGGVQLSAQHTHSLEGFYGHFPGLKVVAPATPYDAHGMMIEAIRDPDPVLILEAGALYGTKGEVPDEEYTVPFGKSRIAREGTDVTLIGYGRQVNLLLKAAERLAKDDGIDAEVVDLRSIRPFDTVTIVKSVEKTGRAVVVEEQWRWFSVASEVAAHLAEHAFDYLDAPVERVSGAEVPAPYARNLEIAAFPSEDDVIDAVNRVLYRRS
- a CDS encoding dihydrolipoamide acetyltransferase family protein, producing the protein MTVSQVIMPKMGDGMEEGTLLRWLKQVGDQVDAGDPIAEIETDKVALEIEAAESGYLIQTMVGEGQTVPIGTPIAQIGAQGEAPTAAAPVAEAPKAEAAPAAPAPAPEPIAASAPAPAPAAEPTPTAPVRADGEKLRASPLVKRLAAEHDIDLSGIPGTGPGGRIIKDDLAPYLTGARPKPAPAAPATVPAAAPAPAVAASGGGTRPAGIAREQSRIRKTTAKRMAESKAAIPHFYVVSEVDMTEAREFRAMINSEIEDKASKVSFNDLVVKAAALALRDFPNLNASLEGETLFDHANIDINIAVAIENGLIAPFLPDTDKLSLGTIAKMTKDLAGRAREGGLLPEEYQGGTFTISNLGMYDVSEFVAIINPPQAAILAIGSISEVPVIRDGELAVAYKMKITLSADHRISDGAEAALFLQAVKGYLEKPLRLVL